The Leptotrichia trevisanii DSM 22070 genome includes a region encoding these proteins:
- a CDS encoding autotransporter-associated N-terminal domain-containing protein — MTNNIRKIKQDLRAYAKRCKDVHYTESLVITFLITGMLFATSNLFSAPTNTSIENQRQTISTSIKTIHQQVKATRKENDKLLKNTNLELIQLMEQGDHVVKSPWSSWQYGINYFNNNWNGTYKGRGDKKAKYPYEGILERDTNEFNRYMPTNSENYGLLGKSKGARSAATNARQGLPIGYGIASNIPVPEPPVSTIVNAGINPRNINKSPLNLTPKVANSPTLPEPVKFSPLSPDITLPADPALPVPPTFAIVLGADCNEGCNSSDWRHGYTNATPRKISKSDIISNTQSNQNITTWLHYTWRDGLVTPAEKSYAFKMFAETNTTNISNPAAGGNNAPSGNEFYFNSYNFGGEVEFAGGVLDSQEVELTGNPADDKNHQYFFIGGSRFWEIDNQTSEVTYDFPNGKILNLGGILTLGMVSQENAATLKNSGVITDSKEKEDSWIQNMPQDLSIRGATTNYTIHRSNKGYVGYKVGIAEVEENRYGTGDWKNGDKQVLTNSGTGKINFFGTRSIGMYVYLPTSKNFAIMSNEGEINLHGKESYGMKIAANSDDRATMVNAQGASITLGNNNGNNNPNEYNEDQADNSAAMTLMVDSSVTNGVTLKRGNARNEGTINLTNVKNSIGAYVNIDSNITNTKDIKINSNITKATSGSQPVNIGMRADNLNGPNGTVGNVGGAEVINTDTGKITIDGGYAIGMLASGKSNNKSSILKNQGKITSTNIKHGIGIVGIDNAKVENSGEIKVLGTGDTNNIGIYLKNSTGEVGTKGTVTPYTEVSGDNSIGVLASNSNLTMEGNVKVSGNSVLGIFAGQKEVTPPTTPPTYTGKSEITLNGNATVTVNNNGAVAGANNNKGSYGIVVKGENSKFTGVDTNVDAKVTTDKSIGLYSEGTLTVNKANVTATAGAINFFAANGGDIITKGGTTETGQKSLLFYTSDNGSNKGTIKINGAMTSTIKGATGANAASNRGTAFYYTAPGATYGTFNTAAIQNYFDNTFGTGASGSSTLGNLTLNMEEGSRLFVASNVEMNLSDTSATSLTSGLTGAPTINALGNYKTFMLYLSKLNINQAVDLNDVNNPYNQLEIANSSIENANNMTGSQNKQVAMAQENGNDTLGNGYEASKVKLVNETSGVINLTGEETTGIYAKRGIVENKGNISVGKKSTAIYVVEDDRGPTGRQSTTASNEAGGIIKLGENSTGIYYKVDSAGANTNEAGGIINAGTIESSSNDVIAMSYDNPHSNSRVFKNESTGLIDLKGQKSTAMYATGGGTYSVTNDGTIKLANSDNANSPNIGMYTDKSQITFNNDGTIEGGNKTVGIYGYGVNLGNTSTVKAGEGATGVYSKGGNVNIGGTLTVGTNDAVGVYYVGSDGAITNNANTVNIGDKSYGFVIQGQSNTPSTFTSNTSNVNVGSGTVYAYSNDKRRTITNGTALTSTGSENYGIYADGTVVNNANINFGSGIGNVGIYSIDSSNGNSANATNNATITVGSTDAANQKFSIGMAAGYGTSGSGTVTNNGTINVNGAGGSIGMYGTGANTRVVNGATGTINLGANEAIGMYLDNGATGENFGKITTTGAGAHSKVTGIVVSNKSKFINHPGGKVHIDSPEGFGIYRVNNGEPGENTSLVVYNYGDITIGSGARADGKYDPTGGKPLEKTAGSINLSVPKGASEATITVHGKPVPSSSVVKVDTPFGQREATLVSSLGMYVDTLRGTNPINGLNNLLGVKKAELLYGIDAADKSNSKYFEVSGRILKPYQDAIRKAGKSIEWKHNSASFTWTAIPTIGSDGIPEKVYMAKIPYTDFAGKAATPVNSTDTYNFLDGLEQRYGVNALDSREKLLFNKLNHIGNNEETLFYQATDEMMGHQYGNLQQRINATGNLLDKLRRKLNHIGNNEETLFYQATDEMMGHQYGNLQQRINATGNLLDKEFRYLKHDWRNPSKQNNKIKVFGMRDEYNTDTAGIINYTSNAYGVAYVHEDEKIKMGNSSGWYAGAVTNRFKFKDIGKSKENQTILKAGVFKTMSPKKDYNGALQWTIGGDVFVGINDMKRRYLVVDDVFQAKSDYHSYGAALKTDLGYDVRLSERTHFRPYGALKMEYGRFNDIKEDRGEMRLEVKGNDYFSVKPEVGMEFKYVQPLAVRTNLTVGLTAAYENELGKVGDVNNRARVRYTSADWFGIRGEKDDRKGNGKFDLNIGVDNTRFGVTVNGGYDTKGKNVRAGIGFRAIY; from the coding sequence ATGACAAATAACATCAGAAAAATAAAGCAGGATTTACGTGCTTATGCAAAGAGATGTAAAGATGTACATTATACAGAAAGTCTAGTAATAACATTTTTAATTACTGGAATGCTTTTTGCAACAAGTAATCTGTTCTCAGCTCCAACAAATACAAGTATCGAAAATCAAAGACAAACAATCTCTACATCAATTAAGACAATACATCAGCAAGTCAAAGCAACACGAAAAGAAAATGACAAACTATTAAAAAATACAAATCTTGAACTTATTCAACTAATGGAACAGGGGGATCACGTAGTTAAATCACCTTGGAGCAGTTGGCAATATGGTATAAATTACTTCAATAATAACTGGAACGGAACTTATAAAGGTAGAGGGGATAAAAAGGCGAAATATCCTTATGAAGGTATCCTAGAAAGAGATACAAATGAATTTAATAGATATATGCCGACAAATAGTGAAAATTATGGATTATTAGGTAAATCAAAAGGAGCACGTTCAGCTGCAACAAATGCAAGACAAGGTTTACCAATAGGATATGGGATAGCAAGTAATATTCCGGTACCGGAACCACCAGTATCAACAATAGTAAATGCTGGAATTAATCCAAGAAATATTAATAAATCACCATTAAATCTTACACCAAAAGTGGCTAATAGCCCAACATTACCAGAACCAGTGAAATTTTCTCCATTGTCACCGGATATAACTTTACCAGCTGATCCTGCATTGCCAGTGCCACCTACGTTTGCGATTGTGTTAGGTGCTGATTGTAATGAAGGTTGCAATAGTAGTGATTGGAGACACGGTTATACAAACGCAACTCCACGAAAAATATCAAAATCTGATATTATATCTAATACTCAAAGTAATCAAAATATAACTACATGGTTACATTATACTTGGAGAGATGGATTAGTTACACCTGCTGAAAAATCATATGCTTTTAAAATGTTTGCTGAAACTAATACTACAAATATAAGTAATCCTGCTGCAGGAGGAAATAATGCTCCTTCAGGAAATGAATTTTATTTTAATTCATATAATTTTGGGGGTGAGGTAGAATTTGCTGGTGGAGTTTTAGATTCTCAAGAAGTGGAACTAACTGGTAATCCTGCCGATGATAAAAACCATCAATATTTTTTTATAGGAGGTTCTAGGTTTTGGGAAATTGATAATCAAACTAGTGAAGTAACATATGATTTTCCTAATGGAAAGATATTAAATTTAGGAGGGATACTAACATTAGGAATGGTTTCTCAAGAAAATGCAGCAACATTAAAAAATTCTGGAGTTATAACAGATTCAAAAGAGAAAGAGGATAGCTGGATACAAAATATGCCACAGGATTTAAGTATTAGAGGAGCTACTACAAATTATACAATACATAGAAGTAATAAAGGATACGTTGGATATAAAGTAGGAATAGCAGAAGTTGAAGAAAATAGATATGGCACAGGTGATTGGAAAAATGGGGATAAACAAGTATTAACTAATTCTGGAACTGGAAAAATTAATTTTTTTGGTACAAGATCTATCGGAATGTATGTATACTTGCCTACTAGTAAAAATTTTGCAATTATGAGTAACGAAGGAGAAATAAATCTGCACGGAAAAGAAAGCTATGGAATGAAAATAGCTGCAAATTCCGATGATCGTGCAACAATGGTAAATGCTCAAGGTGCTAGTATTACATTAGGAAATAATAATGGTAACAATAATCCAAATGAGTATAATGAAGATCAGGCAGATAATTCAGCGGCAATGACTTTGATGGTAGATAGCAGCGTTACTAATGGAGTAACTTTAAAAAGAGGTAATGCCAGAAATGAAGGTACAATAAATCTTACAAATGTAAAGAACTCTATCGGAGCATATGTTAATATAGACAGTAATATTACAAACACAAAAGATATAAAAATAAATTCAAATATAACAAAAGCAACTTCCGGTTCTCAACCTGTTAATATTGGAATGAGAGCAGATAATCTTAATGGGCCTAATGGAACAGTAGGAAATGTTGGAGGAGCTGAAGTTATAAATACTGATACTGGTAAGATTACGATAGATGGTGGCTATGCAATTGGAATGTTAGCTTCTGGAAAATCAAACAATAAATCTTCTATTTTAAAAAATCAAGGTAAAATTACAAGTACAAATATTAAACATGGTATTGGTATTGTTGGAATAGATAATGCTAAAGTAGAAAATAGTGGTGAGATTAAAGTTCTTGGAACAGGAGATACAAATAATATAGGAATATATTTAAAAAATTCTACTGGAGAGGTTGGAACTAAAGGGACAGTAACACCATATACGGAAGTGTCAGGTGATAATTCAATAGGAGTATTAGCATCAAATAGTAATTTAACAATGGAAGGAAATGTAAAAGTTTCTGGTAACAGCGTATTAGGGATTTTTGCTGGACAAAAAGAGGTGACACCGCCAACAACACCTCCTACATATACTGGTAAATCAGAAATTACATTAAATGGAAATGCAACAGTAACAGTTAATAATAATGGTGCAGTAGCTGGGGCAAATAATAATAAAGGTTCTTATGGTATTGTTGTTAAAGGGGAAAATTCAAAATTTACTGGAGTAGATACAAATGTTGATGCTAAAGTTACAACAGATAAATCTATAGGACTTTATTCTGAAGGAACATTAACTGTAAATAAGGCAAATGTAACAGCAACAGCTGGAGCAATTAACTTCTTTGCCGCTAATGGTGGAGATATAATAACTAAAGGTGGTACTACTGAAACAGGACAAAAATCACTGTTGTTCTACACTTCTGATAATGGTTCTAATAAAGGGACAATAAAAATAAATGGAGCAATGACATCTACAATAAAAGGTGCAACTGGAGCAAATGCAGCAAGTAATAGAGGAACAGCTTTCTATTATACAGCACCTGGTGCCACTTATGGAACATTTAATACAGCTGCTATTCAAAATTACTTTGATAATACATTTGGTACGGGAGCTTCTGGTAGTAGCACTTTAGGGAATTTAACATTAAATATGGAAGAAGGTTCAAGATTATTTGTAGCTTCAAATGTAGAAATGAATTTATCTGATACATCAGCAACAAGTTTAACATCAGGGTTGACAGGGGCACCTACAATAAATGCTTTGGGTAATTATAAGACATTTATGCTATATTTAAGTAAATTGAATATAAATCAGGCTGTAGATTTGAATGATGTGAATAATCCTTATAATCAGCTGGAAATTGCAAATTCTTCTATTGAAAATGCGAATAATATGACTGGAAGCCAAAATAAACAAGTTGCAATGGCACAAGAAAATGGAAATGATACACTTGGAAATGGTTATGAGGCTTCAAAGGTTAAACTGGTGAACGAAACTTCAGGAGTAATTAATTTAACAGGGGAAGAAACAACAGGAATTTATGCAAAAAGAGGAATTGTTGAAAATAAAGGGAATATAAGTGTTGGAAAGAAATCGACGGCAATTTATGTTGTTGAAGATGACAGGGGGCCTACAGGCAGACAGTCTACAACTGCTTCAAATGAAGCTGGAGGAATAATTAAATTAGGTGAAAATTCAACAGGTATTTATTACAAGGTAGATTCAGCAGGAGCAAATACAAATGAAGCTGGTGGAATAATAAATGCAGGGACAATAGAATCTTCTTCAAATGATGTGATAGCAATGTCATATGATAATCCTCACAGCAATTCAAGAGTATTCAAGAATGAGTCAACAGGACTGATTGACTTGAAGGGTCAAAAATCTACGGCGATGTATGCAACAGGTGGAGGAACATATTCTGTCACTAATGATGGAACAATAAAGTTAGCTAATTCAGATAATGCAAATTCACCTAACATTGGAATGTATACAGATAAATCACAAATAACGTTTAACAATGATGGAACTATAGAAGGTGGAAATAAGACAGTCGGAATTTATGGATATGGTGTAAATCTGGGAAATACAAGTACAGTCAAAGCAGGAGAAGGGGCCACAGGAGTTTATTCAAAAGGTGGTAATGTAAATATAGGCGGTACTTTAACAGTGGGAACAAATGATGCTGTTGGTGTATACTATGTAGGTTCTGACGGTGCTATTACAAATAATGCGAATACAGTTAATATTGGAGATAAGTCTTATGGATTTGTTATCCAGGGACAGTCAAACACACCTTCAACATTCACAAGTAATACTTCGAATGTAAATGTAGGCAGTGGTACAGTATATGCCTATTCCAATGATAAGAGACGTACTATTACAAATGGGACAGCATTAACTTCTACTGGAAGTGAAAACTACGGTATTTATGCTGATGGTACAGTTGTAAATAATGCGAATATTAATTTTGGTAGCGGAATAGGGAATGTTGGAATTTACAGTATAGATTCATCTAATGGAAATTCTGCAAATGCTACAAATAATGCCACAATTACAGTAGGTTCAACTGATGCGGCAAATCAAAAATTCAGTATTGGGATGGCTGCTGGTTACGGTACATCAGGTTCAGGAACAGTTACTAATAATGGGACAATAAATGTAAATGGTGCCGGTGGAAGTATAGGGATGTATGGAACTGGAGCAAATACAAGGGTTGTTAATGGTGCAACAGGAACAATAAATCTTGGTGCCAATGAAGCTATAGGAATGTATCTTGATAATGGTGCAACAGGTGAAAATTTTGGTAAAATTACTACAACTGGTGCAGGAGCACATTCAAAGGTAACAGGAATAGTTGTCAGCAATAAATCTAAATTTATAAACCATCCTGGAGGAAAAGTGCATATTGACTCGCCTGAAGGATTTGGAATATACAGGGTAAATAATGGTGAGCCGGGGGAAAATACTAGCCTGGTTGTGTATAATTATGGAGATATTACAATAGGAAGTGGTGCAAGAGCAGATGGTAAATATGATCCGACAGGCGGAAAACCACTAGAAAAAACAGCAGGAAGTATAAACCTGAGTGTACCAAAAGGGGCTTCGGAAGCAACTATTACAGTACACGGTAAACCGGTACCAAGTTCCAGTGTTGTAAAAGTGGATACTCCTTTTGGACAAAGGGAAGCCACATTAGTATCTTCATTAGGAATGTATGTTGACACTCTGAGGGGAACAAACCCGATTAACGGATTGAATAATTTATTAGGTGTAAAAAAAGCAGAATTGCTATACGGAATAGATGCTGCCGATAAATCAAACTCAAAATATTTTGAAGTTTCAGGAAGAATATTGAAACCATATCAGGATGCAATTAGAAAAGCAGGAAAGAGCATTGAATGGAAACATAATTCCGCTTCATTCACTTGGACTGCAATACCAACAATAGGCTCAGATGGAATTCCAGAAAAAGTATATATGGCTAAAATACCGTATACAGATTTTGCAGGAAAAGCCGCAACACCAGTAAACAGCACAGATACATACAATTTCCTGGATGGGCTTGAACAAAGATATGGAGTAAATGCACTTGATTCAAGGGAGAAACTGTTATTTAATAAATTAAATCATATAGGAAACAATGAGGAAACATTGTTCTATCAGGCAACAGACGAAATGATGGGACACCAGTATGGAAACCTTCAACAAAGAATCAACGCAACAGGAAACTTGCTGGACAAGCTCCGTCGTAAATTAAATCATATAGGAAACAATGAGGAAACATTGTTCTATCAGGCAACAGACGAAATGATGGGACACCAATACGGAAACCTTCAACAAAGAATCAATGCAACAGGAAACCTGCTGGACAAAGAGTTCAGATACTTAAAACACGACTGGAGAAATCCATCTAAACAAAACAACAAGATTAAAGTGTTCGGTATGAGAGATGAATACAACACTGATACTGCAGGAATCATTAACTACACAAGCAATGCCTACGGTGTGGCTTACGTTCATGAGGATGAAAAAATCAAGATGGGTAACTCAAGCGGATGGTATGCAGGAGCTGTAACAAACAGATTCAAGTTCAAGGACATCGGAAAATCAAAAGAAAATCAGACAATACTTAAAGCAGGAGTGTTCAAGACAATGTCGCCTAAGAAGGATTATAATGGGGCATTGCAATGGACAATCGGCGGAGATGTATTTGTAGGTATTAATGACATGAAACGTAGATACCTGGTTGTAGATGACGTATTCCAGGCAAAATCTGACTATCATTCTTACGGTGCTGCATTGAAAACAGACTTAGGATACGATGTAAGATTGAGCGAGAGAACACATTTCCGTCCATATGGAGCCTTGAAGATGGAATATGGAAGATTTAACGACATCAAGGAAGACAGAGGGGAAATGAGACTGGAAGTAAAAGGGAACGACTACTTCTCAGTTAAGCCAGAAGTTGGAATGGAATTCAAATATGTTCAACCGTTAGCAGTAAGAACAAACTTGACGGTTGGACTTACAGCAGCCTATGAGAATGAACTAGGAAAAGTTGGAGATGTGAACAACAGAGCAAGAGTAAGATACACAAGTGCTGACTGGTTCGGAATTAGAGGAGAAAAGGATGACAGAAAAGGAAACGGTAAGTTTGACTTGAACATTGGAGTTGACAACACAAGATTTGGAGTAACAGTAAATGGAGGATATGATACCAAAGGTAAGAATGTAAGGGCAGGTATTGGATTTAGAGCAATCTATTAA